The following coding sequences are from one Perognathus longimembris pacificus isolate PPM17 chromosome 13, ASM2315922v1, whole genome shotgun sequence window:
- the C13H11orf24 gene encoding LOW QUALITY PROTEIN: uncharacterized protein C11orf24 homolog (The sequence of the model RefSeq protein was modified relative to this genomic sequence to represent the inferred CDS: deleted 1 base in 1 codon) yields the protein MWTALMLLCLSSLPLSGGRVASSEPRHLVPVRTWHTLVKRNASVDSGPRVEVSEETTAVTPPLVTVSSQTLPARLNFTHALPGAANGTNASVTHSLPGAASGTNASVTHSLPGAASGTNASVTHTLPGAANGTNASVPAAAGRTAGAVASSAPSPTFPRATASGPASSRRAPAVTATATGPPPPSTRHAQVPSTTASVPTAPSPRAATAQTRGAPGPPGPAAPTSTHSTASPAPPTGPQAQGPTTLVVTLQPVLTMAERTPPWPPSRHLGAQHPHPRGDPSDLSRGDTTQARAREPPASTAPAPHTSPAPTTEAITPTTPPRPTPSGSGPGGPSAAQTPGQGETRATPGTGPTPLNSGDQRLPATDSCQPSTHVPHLLVTPKPLAPFLVNRTSLLVVLILGVALFVTVVVVFALQAYESYKKKDYTQVDYLINGMYADSEM from the exons ATGTGGACAGCCCTCATGCTGCTTTGCCTTTCCTCCTTGCCCTTATCTGGAGGCCGGGTGGCATCGAGTGAGCCAC GACACTTAGTCCCTGTCAGAACATGGCACACACTGGTGAAGAGAAACGCATCTGTGGACTCAGGTCCAAGGGTTGAGGTGTCCGAGGAGACAACCGCGGTGACTCcccctcttgtcactgtgagCAGCCAGACTTTGCCAGCCAGACTCAACTTCACTCACGCCCTCCCAGGGGCAGCCAACGG GACAAACGCCAGTGTCACTCACAGCCTCCCAGGGGCAGCCAGCGGGACAAACGCCAGTGTCACTCACAGCCTCCCAGGGGCAGCCAGTGGGACAAACGCTAGTGTCACTCACACCCTCCCAGGGGCAGCCAACGGGACAAACGCCAGTGTTCCGGCGGCCGCCGGCAGGACGGCTGGTGCTGTGGCCTCCAGCGCTCCCAGCCCCACGTTCCCCCGCGCCACGGCCTCTGGCCCCGCGTCTTCACGGCGGGCTCCGGCTGTGACTGCGACTGCCACCGGGCCACCCCCTCCCAGCACACGTCACGCACAAGTGCCAAGTACAACTGCCAGCGTGCCAACAGCACCTTCCCCTCGGGCAGCCACCGCCCAAACGCGCGGtgcccccggccccccaggcccTGCCGCGCCCACATCTACTCACTCCACTGCGAGCCCTGCTCCCCCCACGGGTCCCCAAGCACAAGGTCCCACCACTCTGGTGGTGACCCTCCAGCCAGTGCTCACCATGGCCGAGAGGACCCCACCCTGGCCCCCCAGTCGCCACCTCGGAgcccagcacccccacccccgcggtGACCCCAGTGACCTCAGCAGGGGTGA TACCACCCAGGCACGAGCCAGGGAGCCGCCTGCCAGCACAGCGCCGGCCCCCCACACCAGCCCGGCCCCCACAACAGAAGCCATAACCCCCACAACACCGCCACGCCCCACACCATCCGGCTCGGGACCTGGGGGGCCAAGCGCAGCTCAGACACCAGGGCAAGGGGAGACCAGAGCCACGCCTGGCACTGGCCCCACgcctttgaactcaggggacCAGAGGCTGCCAGCCACAGACTCGTGCCAGCCCAGCACCCACGTCCCACACCTGCTGGTCACCCCCAAGCCCCTGGCTCCCTTCCTGGTGAACAGAACGTCCCTCCTGGTGGTGCTCATTCTCGGGGTGGCCCTGTTCGTCACGGTTGTGGTGGTGTTCGCCCTGCAAGCCTATGAGAGCTACAAGAAGAAGGACTACACGCAGGTGGACTACCTGATTAACGGCATGTATGCAGACTCAGAGATGTGA